The proteins below are encoded in one region of Exiguobacterium acetylicum:
- a CDS encoding ParA family protein, with protein sequence MKKIALYNRKGGVGKSTTTINLAHAYARQGLRVLVIDADDQASTTNGLGLTDDYDGKVLLDCLIEEYDPLYAPIEQVIVTCDYELGTIHLVPTRRSASPTGLTSQMGYEYRLIEELARLDDLFDICLIDCPGSTSALNPYARCALVAQDRIVMPVQMQKFSMDAVYTAPEELEEMRHGYKEDIHISAFIPTMVNARSKGDMTTVDELKELGEEVGIPVLTTIPYIVKIQSLQREARPVLDHKSPATDAYLQLAEEVLAL encoded by the coding sequence GTGAAAAAAATTGCCTTATATAATCGAAAGGGTGGCGTCGGAAAATCGACAACCACGATTAATCTAGCCCACGCGTATGCTCGACAAGGATTGCGCGTCCTCGTCATTGATGCAGATGACCAAGCATCAACGACGAATGGACTAGGCTTAACGGATGATTACGATGGAAAAGTACTCCTTGATTGTCTGATTGAAGAATACGATCCATTGTACGCGCCGATTGAACAAGTGATTGTTACCTGTGATTATGAATTAGGAACGATTCACCTAGTACCAACGCGTCGCTCTGCTTCTCCTACCGGACTGACGAGTCAAATGGGGTACGAATACCGCTTGATTGAAGAATTAGCGCGACTCGACGACTTATTTGATATTTGTTTAATTGATTGCCCGGGATCAACGTCCGCTTTAAACCCATATGCGCGTTGTGCTCTTGTTGCGCAGGACCGGATCGTCATGCCGGTACAGATGCAGAAGTTCTCGATGGATGCTGTCTATACAGCTCCGGAAGAGTTAGAAGAAATGAGACACGGATACAAGGAAGATATTCATATTTCAGCATTTATTCCCACAATGGTGAATGCGCGCTCTAAAGGGGATATGACGACTGTGGACGAGTTGAAGGAGTTAGGGGAAGAAGTTGGAATCCCTGTACTAACGACAATCCCATACATCGTAAAGATTCAATCCTTACAACGAGAAGCACGTCCGGTCCTTGACCATAAGAGTCCAGCGACAGATGCTTACTTACAGCTAGCAGAGGAGGTACTTGCCCTATGA